ATGCTTGTCATTTTGTCGCCAACTGCTTTTAGTTTTTCACTTGCGGCAGTTGCAGCAGCGCCAAATTTCCCCCAAGCCGTTTGTGATTGAGCTAATTCACGTTCTAATCGATCTAATTCAGCAGTAGTCTCATTTAGTTCCCTTTGTGTACGGTCCATTTCTGCTGAAGCTCTGTTAAGTTGTACGGCCAATCGTTCTGCTTGTACTGAGTTTTCTCCATATTGTTGTTTAGCCTTTTCATATTCTTGAGATAAACGGCGTACTTTAGTTTGTTGTCCTTCAAGTAAACGACTGTATGCCTCTTGCTTTTGACGCAATCCGTCAATAGAAGAACCCCATTCACGCCCTCGATTTTGTAAGCCGCGTATTTCTTGCCCCATTGCTTGTAAAGTACGATTCATCGATGCAATAGAACGCTCAAATTGTGCATTATCAAGTGACAATCGCACCCTTAAATTACCTACATCACCTGTTGTCATTATTATTTCACCATCTTTCTACCACTGGACTTGGTCTGCATAAGCACGTGGTGCATGCTCTTCTTCTTTTTTCCATCCTTTAAAAATACAATGTCTATCCCAAAGTGCTAATAGCTTGCGTGGTGTTGCCCTCCACACTGTTGCTTCAGTCATGTTCAAATGAACTGTTCCGATGTATATAAAAAAATCCGCTGGCAACTCTTTGTCGCCTTGCGGATTGCTTACTTTCCCTCACCATCTGTGGACGGCATAGCGTTATTAAATGCAGTAGTTAAAGCATCTACAATTTGATGAATATTTTTTAAATCGATTAGTGCGCCAACCTCTTTTTCTGTGATGCCCTCGTTCTCACCATTAGCTAAAGCAATATGCAGTAATGCACGGATTTTTTTCAAATCTTGCATATCAATACCTTCAAATGCTTTAGTCAAATCGCCAAATTTATCTTGTAATTCACATAGGGCATTTAAATCAAATTTAGCTTCAAATTTACGACCCTTTAACTCAACTTTTACGCCTTCATCTTTCATAATTTCTGCTTTTTTAGACATCTAAAATCTCTCCCTTTGGTTTTATTTTGCATAATAAAAAGAGAGCGAGATTAATCGCCCTCTTAAACTTTTTAAAATATTAAGGTGTAGGTGTTGTTGAACCTACATAAACTTTTTCAAACCAATTTTTAATAATAGATGCATCTACATTCTCATCGTCCTCATCTACAAACATACGTTTAATACCTTCACCTTTAGAGTTCTTAACAAATTCTGAGTTAACAAATACACCTTTGACTGATGGTGTGTTGTACTCAACACTTTCACCTTTAGTTTTGTAATTTTCCTCTGGTAACTGGAAATTGCCTTTGTAGTACCAGAAATAACGGTACTTACCATTAGATTTCAGGCTTCGGAATGCCAATGCAATACTAGGTGCCACATCACCTGATGCATCGATTACAACGCCATCAGCATTAATTTCTTTTCCTAAAATATCTGCATAGACTGCGTTTGCCAGCGCATCAATTTTAAATTCCATTTCTGTTTCGCCTTCTGCTGAAGTGGACTCTGCTGCTCCATCATCAGCGTATAAAACAGCGTTACTTGTCTTTGGTGTAACTTTAGCCTCGATTGCCTTAGCTAATTTCTTGATTGGATTAACGAATGCTGTAGTAGCATCTGTAGCTCCTGGTGCGATCTTTGTATAATGAATATCTGATAAACCGATTAATACTCCTGCCATAATTAAATAGCCTCCTTATTTGTCATAATAAAAACGATAGGCTTTGTGATATATTTTGGTATCCTTCTCGTAATCTTCGAAAAAGGAATTCCTCACAAATCCTATCGCTTGTAATTGATCTTTAACGCTCTCTGTGAGCGCTTCTATATCTCCCTTACCCCAAACATCAACTTGAACGGAATAACGTGTCATTTGCTCTGTATCATCAGCCTGTAACGCTCCTCGTTCGTTGTAACGGAAGAAGGTAATATAAGTTGTTTCTGTACCTGTATATACTTGATACATGACAGGTACACCCAAAGGAAGTAACGCGTCACGTATGATTTTATTAATACTCACAAGTGCATCCTCCTTTGTAATTCTTGTTTCATGATTTCAATGATTCGATTCATTTCGCGTTCGAATGTAGGACGGAACCATGGACGAGCTGGCATTTTAGATGTCCCATGCTCGTGGAAGTAGAGGTAGAAAGCATCATTATTTTGATTACTTAAACCTACAGCAAGAGAATTGTCCACGATTTTATTGTCAATAACCATTGACTCTTTTGATCTTCCAGAACGCTTTTTAAAACCGAAATTATACACATTTTCTTCTAACTTTTCTTTTAGATGTTCAGCTGCTTTATTTAAAGTAGGCTCTAGTATACTATCAGAATCTAGTCGCTGTTGTAATGTCCTTTGTAGCTCCTCTAAACCTGTGAAATCAATCCTCATAGCATCACCTCTAAGGCTTGCGAACAACGGCAATGATTGTTTGTGTATTTTGCAATTCATCATCATTTAAAACAGCTTGTATGTCATAAATATAACCTTTAAAAATAATGCGTTGCTTGGCATTTAAACCTTTTGTATATCGCACAATAAAGCGATGTGTTTCGGTATTTATTTCAGCGGCTGCTTTGATAACTTCTGAACCTTTTACTGTTTTAATATCAGACCACAGATAACAGTTTGTCGTCCAGTCCTCCACAGGATAACCATTTTCATTAACCCTCTCAATAAACTCTTGAATCTCAATCCTATGTCTAAATCTCGCTGGATTCATTGATATTCACCAACTTTAATTGCAAAATCATATGTTGAACAGAAAACGGAACTATGTTTTGTGCATTTTGCGAAGCAACTTGACGATTTTCATAATAATGAGATGCAAGAGTAAGGATAGCTAAACGGTGTAATGAATATAATTCAATTCCATTTTCATTAACTTCATATAAATCTTGTGGAAGACGAACACCTGAATTTTCTAATGTTTTACTTGCGCTTGTAAGAAACAAATTCAATGTTAAATCTTCATAGTTTCCATTAATACGTGAATATTCCTTAAATTCTTCAAGTAATGAGCTCATTATTCATCACTCTTTTCATCTGAGGAAGGTTGCCTTGAAGCTTGCTTTGTAGTGGCTTTTTTAGGCTCTTCTACAGCTTTTAAGAATGCTACCCTGTATTCTTTATGGACTTCTGTTAAAAGCTCTGCACGAGTCTTAACAAGCTTTTTACCATCGACTGGATAGATGTCACCTATCTCATAAATGTGACCGTCATGATTGTTTTCTTTGAATCGATTAATTACTTTGTACACTCAATTCACCTTCTTTCAATAAATTAAAAACTCCTCCCCTTTTATTAAGGAGTAGGAGTTACTTCTGCAATACGGAATGCAGAGTTTAAAGAACGTTTTTGATCATACCAAGCTGTTAATACAAATAGGTAATCACCAGAATCCACGTTTTTATCAGTGTCATATGTCATTGCATCATAGTTGATACGGAAGAAGTTAAAATCACCCACGATTGGATTAACTGCAGCATCAACAAATTCTACTGGCTTACCAATGACTTTCTCGGCAGGAGTGTCGTAGAAATTTGTTGTTCCATTTGATAAAGCTTTAATGATTGTTAGGTAATCGGCATAACGCATAACGACTTTTGCATTTTCGCGATAATCCTCATGTAAATCAGCGATCGCATTTGTAATAGCTTCAAATAAATCTTTTCCTGACACTCGTTTAATATCTGTGCCATTATAAAACGACATGTGTCCTAATCCAGTTTTAGGTGTTGTTGCAAGAGCATCTTTTTTCTCTTTTGCTGCAAGACCTGACTTTAAAGCATTTTCAACAAATTGTGTTAATTCAACATCAGTACCATGAATAACTGTATCTGAAATTTTTACTTTAACTTTGAACTTGTTACGGCTAAAGGTAACAGTATCACCTGTTAATTTCATCTCTTTTGCAGTTTGTTCATCAGTAATAAAATCGTCATCATCCAATGAGTAAGCAATTTTCGGAAGCTCTAATCCTTTAATTGCACTCACTTGAGCAACTTCACGTAATTGGTTTTTAGCAAATGGCTCATGTACTAATTCGTTTTGCATGTTTGTTGGGAAGAATTTATCTCCACCTGTTGGGTTGCCCCCTGGTAAGGCAATTAGTGCTTTTACATCTTCTGAAATAGCTCTTCCTTGTACTGCTGCGCGAATAAACTCCGCTTTAGCTGCGATTGCTTTTTGTTTAGGGTCCTCAATCCCTGCAGTAATATCTTTACGTTGTTCAAATTTCGCCTTCTGTTCAGCTTCCAGTTGATCATGTTGAGCCTTAATTACATCAAAACGAGCTTGCATATCATCCTTTTGATCTTTTAAAGCTGTAATGTCTTCACGTGTTGCTTGTGGATCAATGGCTTTTGCTGTTAAATCTTTATCTATTTTTGCTACTTGTTGACCAATAGTAGCCATGTTTTGTTTTAATTCGTATAATGTCGGCATTTAAATGCCCTCCTTTTAAATTAAGTTTA
This genomic stretch from Lysinibacillus pakistanensis harbors:
- a CDS encoding major tail protein; this encodes MAGVLIGLSDIHYTKIAPGATDATTAFVNPIKKLAKAIEAKVTPKTSNAVLYADDGAAESTSAEGETEMEFKIDALANAVYADILGKEINADGVVIDASGDVAPSIALAFRSLKSNGKYRYFWYYKGNFQLPEENYKTKGESVEYNTPSVKGVFVNSEFVKNSKGEGIKRMFVDEDDENVDASIIKNWFEKVYVGSTTPTP
- a CDS encoding HK97-gp10 family putative phage morphogenesis protein, whose product is MRIDFTGLEELQRTLQQRLDSDSILEPTLNKAAEHLKEKLEENVYNFGFKKRSGRSKESMVIDNKIVDNSLAVGLSNQNNDAFYLYFHEHGTSKMPARPWFRPTFEREMNRIIEIMKQELQRRMHL
- a CDS encoding phage head closure protein codes for the protein MNPARFRHRIEIQEFIERVNENGYPVEDWTTNCYLWSDIKTVKGSEVIKAAAEINTETHRFIVRYTKGLNAKQRIIFKGYIYDIQAVLNDDELQNTQTIIAVVRKP
- a CDS encoding head-tail connector protein; translated protein: MSSLLEEFKEYSRINGNYEDLTLNLFLTSASKTLENSGVRLPQDLYEVNENGIELYSLHRLAILTLASHYYENRQVASQNAQNIVPFSVQHMILQLKLVNINESSEI
- a CDS encoding phage major capsid protein, coding for MPTLYELKQNMATIGQQVAKIDKDLTAKAIDPQATREDITALKDQKDDMQARFDVIKAQHDQLEAEQKAKFEQRKDITAGIEDPKQKAIAAKAEFIRAAVQGRAISEDVKALIALPGGNPTGGDKFFPTNMQNELVHEPFAKNQLREVAQVSAIKGLELPKIAYSLDDDDFITDEQTAKEMKLTGDTVTFSRNKFKVKVKISDTVIHGTDVELTQFVENALKSGLAAKEKKDALATTPKTGLGHMSFYNGTDIKRVSGKDLFEAITNAIADLHEDYRENAKVVMRYADYLTIIKALSNGTTNFYDTPAEKVIGKPVEFVDAAVNPIVGDFNFFRINYDAMTYDTDKNVDSGDYLFVLTAWYDQKRSLNSAFRIAEVTPTP